The sequence AAATCCGGAATCGATTCCAGGGTCGGCACTATAAGTAATTCTTCTTTATATGCAGGAACAACAACAGCAGTTTTTTTATTTCGATACATAGCAAGCAACTACAATTTTTTATGAATGATATTGTAAGAGAGAATTCCAAACCTTAATGGACTACGTTTATAATAAGACAATTAATCAATATTAAACCATATCCTGTTGAAAATATGAGAGTCGGTTTTTTCGTGAAATTATTTGCCCCCTGAATACAAAATAAGCAATTGTATTCATATCTACAAGTATTAACAAACTCATCACTGAAGATATTGAAGAAAGGCACGAATTATTCTCAGAAAAACTATTTCCGCTCATCTCCCTAATTTATGAACATGATAAGACGAGTAAAAATAATCGCAGGGGGTGACGTTCAGGCTGTTGGATACCGTGAATATGTTCGAAAAGCCACCTTCAGGAAAAAAATATTTGGACAGGTACAGAATCTTGAATCCGGAGAGGTCGAAATAATTGCAGAGGGTGAAGAAAATGACCTTAAAAGTTTTATCGAGAATATCAACGTTAGTGAATACCCAATAGATGTCCGTGAATGTAATGTCACCTGGCATGATGCAATTGGAGATTACACAAAATTTGAAATTATCCGGGGAGATAAAGACCAGGAATTATTTGAAATAATTGATATCGCATTATCACATCTCTATCGGATTGTTGAAAATACAACAATAAGCTTGGAAAAACAGGATCAGATGTTAGGTAAACAGGATGGGATGATCTCACTCCAGCATGATACGGTAGTGGAGATCAAAGGGTTACGAAAAGACTCTGAATCATATTTTGAGAAAGAATTTTCTGAAATAAAAAGAAAACTCCATTCCATAGAGAATGCACTGAACGAGATGGGAATAAAAGTATAACCCATCATTAATAACCATAATATTCTCATTCAGGACAACAGAAATAGTTAGTCAAAACCTGAATAATAGGCTTATTTACAATATTTCACAAAAATATCTATCCCATCAAGTTATTTTTACTCTGCTCCTCTCTTTCTGGCAAATTGATTACCGTCAACACCCATTGTACATTCTTTCGTTTTGCCCCAATAGGTATAATAAGCACGAGAAAAAGGTCAATAAAAGATACTTACAGGATACTTCCCTACCCAGTTCACTCCATTAATTTTAATAGGAAATAATCATACACTAACCCATTTATGCCCGTTTCAGTCCTGTATGTTGATGACGAGGTTCCCCACCTGATGCTCGCCCGGGAGTATCTGGGGGCTTCTGGAAAAGTCACATTAACCTGCGTTTCTTCCGGAAAAGAGGCAATAGATTCATTACGAACAGGCCAGTATGATGTCATTGTATCAGACTATCTTATGCAGGACATGGATGGTATCCAGCTCCTCAAATACGTACGGGCAAATTATGAGGGTGTTCCGTTTATCCTTTTTACGGGCAAAGGGAAAGAGGAAATCGTCATATCTGCCCTGAATAGTGGCGCAGATTACTATATCCGGAAGGGTAGCGATCCGGTAATACAGTTCAGTGAACTTGAGCAGCGGATCCTCCAGGCACATGCCGGGCATCATGCAAAAAAGGAACTGGCAGCACGGGAACAACTCTACCATTCTGTCCTCACGGTGCAGACTGAAATCTTTGTAGATCTTCTCCCAGACCTCACAATCATCCGGGCTAATGACTCATATGGGGCAGTGTATGGTATTCCCGCAACTGACCTTATCGGTAAGAAGTTTTTCCATGACATCGATGAGAGAGAACGAGCACAGATTACAGATAGTGTCAAATCCCTTACACCAGATAATCCGGATGTTGAATTTGAAAGACCGGTAACCTATCCTGATGGAAAAAAAATCAATCATCTCTGGCGCATTGAAGGAGTGTTTGGATCAGATGGATCTATAGTTTCAGCAAAGGTAACCGGAAAAGATACCAGTCAGGCAGATATTGCGAGGAGTGTTCTCCAGGAGTCTGAACAAAAATATCAACAGACATCACCAGATGTCCCCCAGCATATCGGTGACTTTGATGAGAATGTTCCGCTGAACTTCATCATTGAAAATACAAAACCTCTTGGAAGTTGGTATCTCCCTGAACTGGTCCGAGAACTGAAAGCGCAAAAGGCCTATGGTATTGCATCGACAACCGGAGCAGAAGGGTATCGGGCATTTCTCATTTTTATGAAAGGTGAACCAGAAGGAGGAATTTATATTGACCGGTCGGGAGTCCTCTATGGAGATCGAAGTGTGCTGTTCCTGAAAAACAGCCAGAACTTCACATTTTATCCGACAGAACCAGAGATCGCAAGCAGGTTTGTAACCGGTTGCCGGATATATGATAAAAGCCATCTCCGTGTTCCTGCATCAAATCCTATTCCTGAGATCAGATCAGTCAAGAAAGGCATCGGAAATGTTATTATTGACATCATGAACAACGGAATACCCGTATCCGGACTCAGAGTAACCATAAAAAGCGGGGGAAAGATAGTTGGTAATGATGTCACATCCTCACAAGGACAGACCACATTCCAGCTTCTCTACGGCCAGTATACCGGTGTTATTCATAATGAGTCTGGAATCCTCCGATCCTTCACCTTTACGGTTGACACACCGGAACTACTCCAGAAAGTAGATTTGACCAGCCAGTGATAGGTATCCCGAACTTTTTTCCCTTTATGAGTGGGACTATCCTAGTGTAGTCATATAAGCAAAATATCGGTTGCTTGTGATATCCTGACCGGATATAATACTCACAACACCACACCGGACTTTTGTCTATATCGCTATCAGGGGGACTCCTATGCGGCTCTATCCAAAGATGATACTCGTAATTGCATGCACATTCTTTGCCGTCATGGTAGTCCTCCTCTTCTCGTTTGAATACACAATAATGGACTCCTTTTCAAGTCTGGAAAAAAAATACGTGGACCAGGACATCCTGAGGGCAGAACATGCAATAGAACAGGAGATAGACAGGATCCAGCAGATTGGAACAGACTGGGCTGAATGGGATACAACCTATGATTTTTTGGTGACACATGATCCGGCATATATCTCTTCCAACCTGGCATTATCTACTTTTGAGGCATTGAAGATCCGATATTTTATTATCCAGGATCTGAATGGAAGCATCATCGTCGGGAGGGGTATTTCTGATAATGCACCTGAACTGACTGAGATACCTCCGGATCTTGGAGCATTGATCAACAAATCCAGGACTGAAACAAAGCGTGCAGGTCTTATCGGGTGGAATAACACGGCCTGGCTTATTGCACAAAACCCAATATTAACCACACACCAGGAAGGGCCTTCCAGGGGGACGCTTACAATTCTCAATCCACTTGACCAGCAGATGTGTGCTGACATATCAGATCTTCTGTTGCAGAATGTAACCGCACGGATTCTGACACAAAAGGAGAAAACCTCCCAAAACTTTCCTGTCCTGCACGCGACAGTCACCAGAGATTCAATTCAGGCAGCCAGGGTTCTCCCAGACATTTTTGGATTCCCATTTCTCCTTCTCAAGGTAGAAGGAGTTCGTGACCTCTACATGAGCGGGCTGTATACCAGGGATTACCTCTTCTTTTCCCTCCTGCTGTTGGTTATCTGTTTCATGGGGGTTGCCATAACACTCATCAACCTTATCGTCATCGCCCCTCTTGGGGAATTAAACACAGAACTTGAAAAAGTTGGAAAAAGTGGATTACTATCAGGGCGGATTAAAACTGGACGGGATGATGAAATCGGGGATCTCAGCAGATCTATAAATCTCATGCTTGATCAGATTGAGCAGGCCGTAGAGCAGCGACATGCGACTGAGCAACGCCTTTCAAGACTTATTGCCCTGGCAGAAGAAGGAATCTGTCTGATGGGGCCGGACAACCATATCTGGTTTGCGAATCCAAAGATGGCATCATTTTTTGGAATGACACCCGGTGAGCTGGCTGGTAAAAGTATATTGAACCTCTTAGAGGCTGAACAGACGATACGACCAGAGGAACTATTCGCTGATCAACCAGTTCACCGGGAATTTCACACCAGGAAGAAGGATGGGGCTGATCTGTATATCAGTGTCGTTGCAGCACCCTATCCCCTTGAAGGTGGGCAGGAAGGGCATCTCTGTGTTATGAATGACATAACAACCTTCAAGGACAACGAGAAGGCTCTCCTCCTCTCAAACAAAAAACTCAGTCTGCTTGGGAGCATGACCAGGCATGATATCGTAAACCAGCTGACCACCATTCGTGGAATGCTTGGCCTCGTCCATCGGAAGACCACAGATGAGATCATCCTGAACCTTGTGGAGGCGGCAGAAGAGGCAGCTGACCGAGTCAATAAACATATTGAATTTTCCAAAGAGTACCAGAAAGCCGGGATGCAGGCTCCAATCTGGCAGAACCTTGGTACATGCTGGAATCTTGCCTATGCCATGACAAAGAAAAAGGGATTGACATTCAGTTATCAGGGCGAGCAGGTAGAGGTATACGCTGATCAGTTACTGCAAAAAGTGTTCTATAACCTCATCGACAACAGCCTCAAGCATGGAAAAAATGTCTTTTACATCTCTATTCACACCAAAATGAGAGACTCTAACCTGGTGATTCTCTATGAAGATGATGGGGAAGGCATTGCAGATTCTATGAAAGAGCGGATTTTTGAACGGGGTGTTGGATCTGGTACCGGATGGGGACTTTTTTTCGCACGGGAGGTTCTCGGACTGACTGGTATTACCATCACTGAGCAGGGAACTTTCGGAATTGGTGCCAGGTTTGAGATCGTGGTTCCGGAAGGGGGTTATCGCAAGGTTGAGATCCCCACAGAGAACATTTGATCCAGTTATACCATAAACCTGAATGTAACCCAGGCGATAAGGAGCATCAGAACTGAATATTTCAGCCCTGCTGTAACACGCCCTTCACCCATGACACCGGCAACAAGCCCTGAGAAAAATCCCTGGAACATACCGGCATGAGAGAAGACGCGTATATAGAGAGCCAGGTCAAACCCTCCCAGGTTAAATCCTGCCTGACCAGATGCCCCCGTTTCTGCTCCAAGATCGGCCATGGTCTTCAGGAACGATGAAACCAGGATCATGACTACAAAGAGGAACACTGCAAATGATGCAAGGATGATGATGACATAGATGAACATGTTGTTCTTCCGGTCAGTCTTCATGATCACATATTCTGCTGAGTCCTTCCCGGCTGCACGCAGAACCTCAACGATATCACCACCGGCATCACTCGCACGCGCTACAAGATCCACACTCCGTTCCACAAGAGGGATCGGGATCTCTTTTCCAAGCTGGCGTATGGCATCAATGAATGCAAAGTTCCATGATATGCGCTGATCAAGCTGGCGGATATGCCGGGTGAGAGCACCATACTCAGCCTGAGATACCAGGTGAATAGCACCAGGCAAGGTCATACCACTTTCGTGCATACCAGCCAGATCCCGAAAAAAGTTGGGAAGCGCAATCTCGATACTCGTGATTCGTCTTCCTTCAAGAAGATCAGTTACCGCCAGGGGTCCGACGATGATAACCGTTGTAAATACTGCTACATCATCTATGAACGAATTTGTCAGAAGGGCTCCAGGACCTCCATTCTGAAGGGCCATCGTGAGTCCGACAATAAAAAAGAGAAGGCCTGCCGGGACTGACACATAGAGAATATTGATCGGTTTTTCAAACAGGGTCCGGAACGGGTGTTTGATAAACCGGAGTGTGCCCTCGGAGTAGTGGTAGTACGTTTCAATTTTTGAATAAATCTCTTCACTCTTCGGATCAACCGAGATTTTTTCTTTTTTCCGGTCCCCAAATAGTCCCATTTTCACCACTCCGGCGTCATCGAATCTATCAGAACCACAAACATCACACTTCCAAACGGAATGATCAGATAGATGATAATATACAGAAACAAGGGTGTTGATTCTCCAGACAGAATAGCCATGATAGACTGAATAAGAATCATGAACAGAGTTCCGGCAACAAGAGCGGTTACATAACTCTCGGCTATCAGTGCGAGGGTATCAAGAAATTGTTTCTGTGTCTGCCTGTTTTCGCCGGTATACTGTTCTGCTTTTGTCCTGAAAAAATCAGAGATGTTGCTTCCCGCTGCAACACTTCCGATACACCCCTGGAGAAAGTCACGCATACGCGGACTTGGTGTACTCATGGAGACATTTTTCAATGCTTCGATAAGATCATGCCCAAACACATCCACCTCAAGGATGATATACCGAGCTTCAACCGAAGACTCACCATATATCGTCGAGTTCCCCAGTTGCCGGAAAACCTCTGCCGGAGGGATGCCTGCGGTAGACATTGCAGCAAGATAGTTGATAGCATATGGAAGGGTTGTCTCGATATTGCGTCTTCTTCCCCCAGCAACTACAGAAGGATAAACCAGATAGATGAGAAATGTCGTCCCATACAGCACCACAAAAGAGACGATGCCAGCAATAAGTGTCCCCACCATGAGGTAGTATCCCTGGAACTGGTTGATAGTCGCTGCAATATCCGTGGGAACATTACCCCGAAAAGATATCAGTGCCGGGACGTTCAGGAGGTACACAAGAAGGGCAATCAGGATTGAGCCAATAATTCCGACAAGAACAGAGGTGAATACAGCAGTAGAAAGGTATGCTTCAAAGGTAATACCCATTCTGGCAGACTTGAGATTCTCAATGAGTTCATAGTATTTCTCCCGTTTGCCTGACATCCGGCTTCCAAGCAGGGAGAAGCAGAACCGCTCATAAGAATTCATTGCCACCAGACCGGATCTGTTCCATTAAGGTCTCGGAATCCCTGAAGTACGAGACAACAATTTTGCTCACATCACGAAAGTCGCGGATTTTCTGTTCACGCATCCACTCAAGTACTTCCTGCCGCTGGAGAAGATCACGACGAATTCTTTCCTCATCCCACCCATGTGACTCCATGATCTCTTCCAGAATAAACGACTTGCCAGAGTATGAGATCTCATCGGTTGCCTGCCTCCATCTGAATACTTCATTTGTGATCAGTTCATTGGTTCTGGGATCAATATCCAGGACCTCGATAATCTGTTTGTTACGCCGGATGCGCTGACCGCCGACCCGTGCCTGGACCTGCACACAAACCAGGTTTAAGGCAGAAAGCATGTTTCTTGGAACTGAGATGGGAGGATTTTCCAGACGATGGACTGCTGAGGATACTGAATCCGCGTGCATTGTGGAATACGTCACATGCCCGGTTGACATCGCCTGAAAGAGAGTGAGTGCTTCACGACCACGGACTTCTCCAACAATCAGGTACTCAGGACGCTGACGAAGAGCAGCTTTTAAGAGTTCATACATATCAATCTCCCCTTTACCGCTCACATCAAAGGACTCACGGGTGACACTTGGAATCCAATTGGCATGGGGAAGCTTCAGTTCCCTGGTATCCTCAAGTGTGACTATCTTTGCCAAGGGTGGAATAAATAGGGAGATAGCATTCAGTGAGGTTGTCTTTCCTGACGCTGTCCCACCGGCAAAGATGCATGACTTCCCGTTTTCAACAGCAAGCCAGAGGAATGCTATCGAGAGAGGAGAAAAGGTACCCCATTCGATCAGGTCAGTCGGGGTGATCGGTTCATCTTTGAATTTCCGGATGGTAAAAGTAGACCCATGTGCTGTTACTTCGGTCCCGAGTGTCATCTGAATACGGGATCCATCCTGCATTGTTGCATCCAGCATCGGATCTGCAACTGAGATGTGTTTTCCGGCACGCTGAGCAAGCTTAGTGACAAACGAATCAAGTTCTGGATTATCAGAATAGAAGAGATTAGACTCTATTGATTCGTATCTCGAATGATATACAAAAAGAGGTCTGCCGATACCGTCACAGGAGATATCTTCAATAAACCGATCATGCATCACCGGATCAACAAGTCCATCCCCAAGAAAGTCTTTTTTCAGGTGATAATGGATCTTCTCATAGGTCAGAGGGTCCAGGTTGATTGCATAATCTGCCAGCACCTCATTCATCATGGACTCAAGAGTCTCCCCCGCAGTCTCACGTGAAATCTGTCGGGTGTTTACATTCACCCGTTCAAATATTCCTTTTTTAAGCTCATCGAGAAGCTTCTTTTCTGCTTCTGAATATACCGGTTCAACAACTTCGTACAGGTACTCATGCGTGGTATAGTTGTACGTAATCCGGATATATGCAAAAGGAGGATTAACCGGATAGACCTCTATCTCTTCAGTCCCGGGAGGAGGCACATACGTGAGGTCAACCATCATCCCATGGACCTTGGGATCATATTGCTCACGTTTTTTTGCCAGAGGTGCTATTTTTCCAATTGTTCCAAATAGTGAACCCTTCTTTTTCGATTCCCCAGATCCTGTACCAGAAACGGACTGATCTTTTTCATCCTTCTTCCCAAGCCGGCGTAAACTTGCTGGTTTATTGGTTTTTCCAGTTTTTTCTTTCTTTTTGCCAGACAGGGCAGACAGTCGGGAAACTTTTTCCTTAGGTGGAGTATCTTGTAAAGATGGCTCTCCGGCAGGTTTTCCCTTATCATTCGATGCACGAACCTGTTTTTTAAAACTCCCCACCTTTACTTTCATATATTCATCCTTGGCCTGAAGTCCCCCTAGTGCCACCCCACACCGAACGGACTCTGACCAAGAACCCCCCTTTATTCTACTACCATAATTACATAAGACGCAATATATAGATAATGTCGAAACCTGTCAGTTCCCATCTGCAGGGAATCAGGAGGAACTGACCCATAGTACCATGTCTGAAGAATCAGAGGATAAAGCCGGATCGATGATCCGCACATATGTGGGAAGGAACCGAACCGGCATAAATGGATTTGATCTTGCTCTTGACGGAGGATTTCTCCCAGGGAGTACCATCCTTCTTATCGGCTCGGCTACTTCAGGTATTGATCAGTTTGCCCGCCAGTTCTGGGAAATATTACCCGAACATAGGAAATTTTTCATGCTTGACGGCTACCTGCTCGAAGGGATGATTCATGCACGAAATCTGACAACGAGTGAAATATTTGAAAATGCAGGTAATGGTGGGTTAATAATCGACTCCTTATCTACTCTTATCATGCGGGAAGGCATTGATCCAGTACTTGCAGGAGTTGTCTCATGCAGAGCAACAGTGCAGGCATCACGCGATAATGCTTTTTTTACTTTATATGAGGGACTACATGCACCCTATAACGAAATACAACTGATCCGGCTCTGTGATGTTGTTATCCACCTGCATGAAGAAAAACACGGAAACGAGATCATAAGAACCCTGAACGTGAAAAAAATGACCGGACTTATGCCTCCAGGAAGACTGCTGCCGTTTATTATATCCGGGAAGGGTATTGAGCTTTCAACAACGTCACGTGTCGTATAAATTTACATCCAGTCAAGAAGGCGACGCAGACGGCCATGCCCTCTGTGTTCTTCCTCTGTCTTTGGAGTATGACCAAACCGGCTGTTGATATCAGCAAAATCAATATAGTCGGGATCTGTTTCCGGAGGACGTTCTTCTGCCAGGATAATTCCAGATGAGTCTGTCCGGCCCTTTACGCTTTTTTGTCTGAATGAAGATTCAGGACTCGTGGATGAAAAGGAAGGTGCATCCATTGGCACAAGCTCCTCCTCTTCTTCTATAGAGAATCCTGTGTCATTCTCCTGTTCACTCAGACGGCTGTTTAAAAAATCAACATAATCTTCCACCTGATCCCGGAGTTGGGGCGGAAGAGACGCAATCTTTTCTTCAAGTGTCATCATTATCACTGAAATGAAGATACCAGAGACAAAACCCGGCATGCATGTTCAGCCAGGGATGTGTACAGATATGCTTCCTCCAGGGTTTTTCCAGTGGCAAAGGTACCATGTCCTCTGGCGATACAAAGCCCGGTCAACGCAAGACAGTCTGCAACATCATCTGCCAGTTCCCGGCTGCCGGGTTCTCCTACGGCAATTGGAATCGTCGGACAGAACATCTTCCCTTCACTATCAAGAGGAGTGATTTCTTCAAGAACCAAAGATGCTGCAACGGCATATGGAGGATGAGCATGGACAATTGCCCGGTGTCGTGTCTGTTGGTATACTGCCCGGTGAACACGCCATTCACTTGAAGCATGGGATGGGACATCACCAAAGAGTGACACCTGGACAAGTTCACCAGGATCATCAAGGTATGAACCTGACCTCGTGATCAGAAAACTCTCTTCTTCATCACGAACACTCATGTTGCCAAAGTTACCACCAACCAGATGTTCGGAGAAGAGTCGTTTTCCTATTCGTGAAAATTCATCAACAACCATGTATCTACTACACAAACCGGATTCCGACATCCTTCATTTTGTTAAATCGTGCAACATTCAGAAGGAGGGGCGTTATACTTTCAACAATATGTGATGAGGATAGGGGTCCTGCGTCAAATGATTTGAGTTCTGAAATAGAATCAACCAGATCCATAACGATTCGCTTCGCATCAGGATCATCACCGCAGACCGGGACTGAATACGAGAGAACGCTATCTACATCCCGCCACCGGTTTCCGGCAATATTATTAAACGCAGTACATATCCGGGTATTCGAAGGCAGAATTTTCTGAATAAACAGAGCTGCAGAACCTTCTGTCGGAGGAGTATACACAAAACAATCACGCCGTTCCATCGGATTTACCGGACTTACAACAATCTTGTCCTCCCAGCCAGTGATGCCCCGGATGGTTGACTCAACATGTTTGAACGGGATTGCCAGGATAATTAGATCTGACTCATCCACGACCTGCTGGTTGGATCCTGGTTCTACAGAACAATTAATTCCACGTTCTTTTGCAGAAATAAGACATGTATCACAGGTCTCATGGGCTTTCTGAACTTCACGGGATCCAACGCAGACATCCATGATTCGGGAAAGGCGCATTGCCATCCCTTCCCCAATCTCTCCGGTTCCTCCTACGATTCCTACCCGCACGTTATGCCACCAGGGGACGAAGAACCGATTCCAAGGTATCTGCCTCCGTAACACCCTGGAATTTCTGGACTACAATACCATCCTTCTCGATGATGATGGTTGGAACAACTGATATGTGATAATTCTGAGCTTCAGTCATATTTTCATCAACGTTGATTTTACGGATCTCAACAAGATCGCCCATACGGTTTTTCAGATCTTCAAGAATCGGGCCCATTCTTTTGCATGGTCCGCACCATTCGGCATAGAAGTCCATAAGAATCGGTTTTGACATGATGCACCTTAGCAGAATTGCGTTTAAAAAACAGATAAAAGTATGGTATCGGTTATTTGGAGAGGATAGACATGATAATCCGTCCATATGCCGGACGAGTTACCAGAACACCCACTAAAACACCGAGAATGGTGATGATTGCAAAACCTCGCAGGGTTGAAAGATCCATAACAGCCAGTGGAAGCATGGCGATAAGGACGGTTCCTGCTGATGCAACAATGATACCAAGTGCCCGTTTTAACCGTTTTAAGTACAGGTTTGGTGACGGGACTTTTCCTTCGTGCAGGATCTCATCGGTGATGATAACCAACTGATCAATACCTGTTCCAAGCACAGCAATCAGACCAGCGATGGTTGCAAGATCCAGTTGCATGAAGAAGGTTGTGAATGCGAGCAGAATGATGATTTCAGATCCATTGATAAGAACCATCGGGAACACGATACCAGGTTCACGGTACCGGATGTATACACTGACTGCAACTGCTAATAATGCAAACAATCCGGCAAGGACACTCCAGAACTTGAACTGATCACCGAGTTCAGGAGAAACTGAACCGGAACCGGCAATCGAAACGCCAACAGGCAGCGCACCATTTCTCAGGTGGATCTCAAGGAGTTTTGCCTGCTCCCGTCCTTCTTCACCAACACCGGTTGATGCGAGGAGGTTGGAGGTACTCCGTGACTGTAGTTCTGCTGCAAGATCAGGTGAGAGCGGTGCTGAATATACAACCTTACCATCAAGGATCATGTCCAGGTTGTGGCCTTCGGGTTTCTTGGTTGCGCCAACACGAATTGCAGCCTGGCGAAGATCTTCGGCAGCACTTTCGGTAATGACGAAAGATACCCCCCAGTTATTGCTGTTGGGTGGTGTCTGGGATGGATTTGCGACCGACTGAATTGCATCTCCAAAGAGGATATGTTCAGTCTCATTGCCGGTGGTGTGAATCCGAATCTCGAACTTACCCTGTTTTCCCACGATCTCCTGGGCCTCACCCATGGAGACACCTGCCATCTCAATCCGGATATATCGGCTGATACCATTGAGAGCAGTAATGACGTATACTTTAGCATCCCGGGTACCAAGACTGTTAATCTTGTTCTCAAGGATCCGCTTTACATCATCTGCAGTCTCCTTGGTTACTCCCGGATTGAATGAAACCAGTTCAGTATCAAGCTCAGCAAAAACCGCACGAAGCTCTTCTTCAGAGATGCCTGAACGAATTTCCAGGGTATTCTGATCGATGAGATTTACTTCAGCATCCAGTTTTGTCTTGAGTTCTGGGACTAACTGATCTAATGTCTTGTCTGATTTAAATGTGACAATAGCTGATTGAAACTCGAGCTGGATCCAGGATCCTCCATCCAGATCAAGGCCGAACTGCAGGTTTGTATCAAGACCTGACGGGCCTGGATGAGGAAAAATGACAATAATCGAGGCAATGAGAAGAACCAGGTATAGTGCAACCCGGTAATCCTTTATCATGTCCATCAGGGTTTCTTTATCCATTTATGCACCCCGCTGACCAGATGATAACCTGCCTTTTCCTTCGATCATATACCACTTGATAATTCCTGCATTGGTAAGCCAGGTGTTCATGACATCAAAGAAGAGTCCAATCAGAAGGACAGATGCAATTTCCCAGATGATCTGAATACCACCAATCGCAGAGACAGCCCACATGGCAAGAATGGCACCAAAGGTGGTGGTAGTCATAATAATACCAGTCTTAAAAGCTCCCTGCATCTTCTCATCAAACTTCCCCTTTCTTTTCAGAACACGGGAGGTAAGAAGGATATCACTGTCTACAGAATAACCAATCAGCATCAGAAGAGCTGCTGTTGTTCCAAGTGACAACTGGATACCCAGCACAT comes from Methanospirillum hungatei and encodes:
- a CDS encoding type II secretion system F family protein, coding for MNSYERFCFSLLGSRMSGKREKYYELIENLKSARMGITFEAYLSTAVFTSVLVGIIGSILIALLVYLLNVPALISFRGNVPTDIAATINQFQGYYLMVGTLIAGIVSFVVLYGTTFLIYLVYPSVVAGGRRRNIETTLPYAINYLAAMSTAGIPPAEVFRQLGNSTIYGESSVEARYIILEVDVFGHDLIEALKNVSMSTPSPRMRDFLQGCIGSVAAGSNISDFFRTKAEQYTGENRQTQKQFLDTLALIAESYVTALVAGTLFMILIQSIMAILSGESTPLFLYIIIYLIIPFGSVMFVVLIDSMTPEW
- a CDS encoding response regulator, which produces MPVSVLYVDDEVPHLMLAREYLGASGKVTLTCVSSGKEAIDSLRTGQYDVIVSDYLMQDMDGIQLLKYVRANYEGVPFILFTGKGKEEIVISALNSGADYYIRKGSDPVIQFSELEQRILQAHAGHHAKKELAAREQLYHSVLTVQTEIFVDLLPDLTIIRANDSYGAVYGIPATDLIGKKFFHDIDERERAQITDSVKSLTPDNPDVEFERPVTYPDGKKINHLWRIEGVFGSDGSIVSAKVTGKDTSQADIARSVLQESEQKYQQTSPDVPQHIGDFDENVPLNFIIENTKPLGSWYLPELVRELKAQKAYGIASTTGAEGYRAFLIFMKGEPEGGIYIDRSGVLYGDRSVLFLKNSQNFTFYPTEPEIASRFVTGCRIYDKSHLRVPASNPIPEIRSVKKGIGNVIIDIMNNGIPVSGLRVTIKSGGKIVGNDVTSSQGQTTFQLLYGQYTGVIHNESGILRSFTFTVDTPELLQKVDLTSQ
- a CDS encoding type II secretion system F family protein; its protein translation is MGLFGDRKKEKISVDPKSEEIYSKIETYYHYSEGTLRFIKHPFRTLFEKPINILYVSVPAGLLFFIVGLTMALQNGGPGALLTNSFIDDVAVFTTVIIVGPLAVTDLLEGRRITSIEIALPNFFRDLAGMHESGMTLPGAIHLVSQAEYGALTRHIRQLDQRISWNFAFIDAIRQLGKEIPIPLVERSVDLVARASDAGGDIVEVLRAAGKDSAEYVIMKTDRKNNMFIYVIIILASFAVFLFVVMILVSSFLKTMADLGAETGASGQAGFNLGGFDLALYIRVFSHAGMFQGFFSGLVAGVMGEGRVTAGLKYSVLMLLIAWVTFRFMV
- a CDS encoding acylphosphatase — encoded protein: MIRRVKIIAGGDVQAVGYREYVRKATFRKKIFGQVQNLESGEVEIIAEGEENDLKSFIENINVSEYPIDVRECNVTWHDAIGDYTKFEIIRGDKDQELFEIIDIALSHLYRIVENTTISLEKQDQMLGKQDGMISLQHDTVVEIKGLRKDSESYFEKEFSEIKRKLHSIENALNEMGIKV
- a CDS encoding type II/IV secretion system ATPase subunit; this translates as MKVKVGSFKKQVRASNDKGKPAGEPSLQDTPPKEKVSRLSALSGKKKEKTGKTNKPASLRRLGKKDEKDQSVSGTGSGESKKKGSLFGTIGKIAPLAKKREQYDPKVHGMMVDLTYVPPPGTEEIEVYPVNPPFAYIRITYNYTTHEYLYEVVEPVYSEAEKKLLDELKKGIFERVNVNTRQISRETAGETLESMMNEVLADYAINLDPLTYEKIHYHLKKDFLGDGLVDPVMHDRFIEDISCDGIGRPLFVYHSRYESIESNLFYSDNPELDSFVTKLAQRAGKHISVADPMLDATMQDGSRIQMTLGTEVTAHGSTFTIRKFKDEPITPTDLIEWGTFSPLSIAFLWLAVENGKSCIFAGGTASGKTTSLNAISLFIPPLAKIVTLEDTRELKLPHANWIPSVTRESFDVSGKGEIDMYELLKAALRQRPEYLIVGEVRGREALTLFQAMSTGHVTYSTMHADSVSSAVHRLENPPISVPRNMLSALNLVCVQVQARVGGQRIRRNKQIIEVLDIDPRTNELITNEVFRWRQATDEISYSGKSFILEEIMESHGWDEERIRRDLLQRQEVLEWMREQKIRDFRDVSKIVVSYFRDSETLMEQIRSGGNEFL
- a CDS encoding CHASE4 domain-containing protein; protein product: MRLYPKMILVIACTFFAVMVVLLFSFEYTIMDSFSSLEKKYVDQDILRAEHAIEQEIDRIQQIGTDWAEWDTTYDFLVTHDPAYISSNLALSTFEALKIRYFIIQDLNGSIIVGRGISDNAPELTEIPPDLGALINKSRTETKRAGLIGWNNTAWLIAQNPILTTHQEGPSRGTLTILNPLDQQMCADISDLLLQNVTARILTQKEKTSQNFPVLHATVTRDSIQAARVLPDIFGFPFLLLKVEGVRDLYMSGLYTRDYLFFSLLLLVICFMGVAITLINLIVIAPLGELNTELEKVGKSGLLSGRIKTGRDDEIGDLSRSINLMLDQIEQAVEQRHATEQRLSRLIALAEEGICLMGPDNHIWFANPKMASFFGMTPGELAGKSILNLLEAEQTIRPEELFADQPVHREFHTRKKDGADLYISVVAAPYPLEGGQEGHLCVMNDITTFKDNEKALLLSNKKLSLLGSMTRHDIVNQLTTIRGMLGLVHRKTTDEIILNLVEAAEEAADRVNKHIEFSKEYQKAGMQAPIWQNLGTCWNLAYAMTKKKGLTFSYQGEQVEVYADQLLQKVFYNLIDNSLKHGKNVFYISIHTKMRDSNLVILYEDDGEGIADSMKERIFERGVGSGTGWGLFFAREVLGLTGITITEQGTFGIGARFEIVVPEGGYRKVEIPTENI